In one Candidatus Planktophila vernalis genomic region, the following are encoded:
- the uvrB gene encoding excinuclease ABC subunit UvrB — translation MRPISELQRRVEPFQVISDYVPAGDQPEAIEEIARRINAGEQDVVLLGATGTGKSATTAWLIEKLQRPTLVLAPNKTLAAQLANEFRELLPNNAVEYFVSYYDYYQPEAYVPQTDTFIEKDSSVNDEVERLRHSATNLLLTRRDVIVVATVSCIYGLGTPQEYVDRMIKLRVGDEIERNALLRKFVDVQYKRNDVAFERGTFRVRGDTIEIIPMYEELAIRIEMFGDEIEKITTLHPLTGEIMRDETEMYIFPATHYAAGPETMKRAIGDIQDELQVQLNLFEKQGKLLEAQRLRMRTTFDIEMMEQIGFCSGIENYSRHLDDRAAGSAPNCLLDYFPEDFLVVIDESHVTVPQLGAMFEGDASRKRTLVEHGFRLPSALDNRPLKFPEFIERTGQKLYLSATPGKYEMAKVDGDVVEQVIRPTGLVDPQIVIKPIKGQIDDLLNEITIRAEKNERVLVTTLTKKMSEDLTDYLQEKGVRVRYLHSEVDTLRRVELLRELRIGEYDVLIGINLLREGLDLPEVSLVAILDADKEGFLRSATSLIQTIGRAARNVSGEVHMYADNITASMEKAIDETNRRRAKQVAYNLEKGVDPQPLRKKIADITDLINRESEDTEELMASNKRANQKSAATAGLYVKSLASLPRQDLMALIGSLTDQMRAAAGDLQFEVAARLRDEIKILKKELRSMEEAGV, via the coding sequence ATGCGCCCGATATCTGAACTCCAGAGACGAGTCGAGCCATTTCAAGTAATTAGTGACTATGTCCCTGCTGGTGATCAACCAGAGGCTATTGAAGAGATTGCCCGTCGCATTAATGCTGGCGAACAAGATGTGGTTCTACTTGGCGCCACCGGTACAGGAAAGTCTGCAACCACCGCCTGGTTGATTGAAAAGCTCCAGCGTCCTACCTTGGTCTTAGCTCCAAACAAAACTCTGGCTGCGCAGCTAGCAAATGAGTTTAGAGAACTACTTCCCAATAACGCCGTTGAATACTTTGTCTCTTACTACGACTACTACCAACCAGAGGCATACGTACCACAGACAGATACCTTCATTGAGAAGGATTCAAGTGTTAATGATGAGGTTGAGCGCTTGCGCCACTCAGCAACAAACTTGTTATTAACCCGCAGAGATGTGATTGTGGTCGCAACGGTTTCTTGTATTTATGGACTTGGAACACCGCAAGAGTATGTGGATCGCATGATCAAACTGCGTGTGGGCGATGAGATTGAACGAAATGCTCTACTGCGCAAGTTCGTTGATGTGCAATACAAGCGCAACGATGTTGCCTTTGAGCGTGGCACTTTCCGAGTGCGTGGAGATACCATCGAAATCATCCCTATGTATGAAGAGTTAGCTATTCGTATTGAGATGTTTGGTGATGAGATTGAAAAGATAACTACGTTGCATCCTTTGACGGGTGAAATCATGCGTGATGAAACTGAGATGTATATATTCCCAGCCACTCACTATGCAGCTGGTCCTGAAACTATGAAGCGGGCAATCGGTGATATTCAGGATGAACTACAAGTCCAACTCAATCTCTTTGAAAAGCAGGGAAAGCTCCTTGAGGCACAGCGCCTTCGAATGAGAACCACCTTTGATATTGAGATGATGGAGCAAATTGGTTTCTGTAGTGGAATTGAGAATTACTCACGCCATTTAGATGATCGCGCGGCTGGTTCTGCACCGAACTGCTTGTTGGATTACTTCCCAGAGGATTTCCTTGTGGTTATTGATGAGAGCCACGTGACCGTTCCGCAGTTAGGTGCGATGTTTGAAGGCGATGCATCGCGCAAGCGCACATTGGTCGAACACGGCTTTAGATTGCCTAGCGCGCTAGATAACCGACCACTGAAGTTTCCAGAATTTATAGAGCGAACGGGACAAAAGCTTTATCTCTCTGCAACACCAGGAAAGTACGAGATGGCAAAGGTGGATGGCGATGTAGTGGAGCAAGTAATTCGCCCAACTGGTTTAGTAGATCCACAAATTGTCATTAAGCCAATTAAGGGTCAGATTGATGATTTATTGAATGAAATCACAATTCGCGCTGAGAAGAATGAACGTGTGCTTGTTACAACTCTGACTAAAAAGATGAGCGAAGACTTAACCGATTATTTGCAAGAAAAGGGAGTGAGAGTTCGTTATCTGCACTCAGAAGTAGACACTCTGCGTCGTGTTGAACTTTTGCGCGAACTACGAATCGGCGAGTACGACGTATTGATTGGCATTAACTTACTTCGAGAAGGTTTGGATTTACCTGAAGTTTCATTAGTTGCAATCTTGGATGCCGACAAGGAGGGCTTCCTTCGCTCAGCTACTTCACTGATTCAAACCATTGGTCGCGCAGCTCGAAATGTTTCAGGTGAAGTTCATATGTATGCCGACAACATCACAGCCTCAATGGAGAAGGCTATTGATGAGACAAATCGACGTCGTGCCAAGCAAGTTGCATACAATCTAGAAAAGGGCGTGGACCCACAACCATTGCGCAAGAAGATTGCAGATATCACCGATCTTATTAATCGTGAATCTGAGGACACTGAAGAGCTCATGGCATCGAATAAGCGGGCAAATCAAAAGAGCGCGGCAACGGCTGGACTCTATGTGAAATCCCTTGCCTCCTTACCGCGCCAAGATTTAATGGCATTGATAGGCTCGCTCACTGATCAGATGCGCGCTGCTGCTGGAGACCTTCAATTTGAGGTCGCTGCACGTTTGCGCGATGAGATAAAGATCCTAAAGAAGGAACTACGTTCTATGGAAGAGGCTGGGGTTTAG
- the coaE gene encoding dephospho-CoA kinase (Dephospho-CoA kinase (CoaE) performs the final step in coenzyme A biosynthesis.): protein MRVIGLTGGIGCGKSLAAEYFADLGAIVIDADQLARAAIERGSTGFDEVVSTFGDSILKNGDIDRRALGELIFKDPTLKVKLENIIHPWIRHEFEEAVASLKADQTLVYEIPLLFETGGQDRFDIVITVESLMENRVSRLRARGLHISEIEARIAAQATREQRESIADFLIENDGSEDDLLRKVENIWEELADKDVKK from the coding sequence ATGCGCGTAATTGGTTTAACCGGTGGCATTGGCTGCGGTAAGTCACTTGCGGCGGAGTACTTTGCCGATCTTGGCGCAATCGTTATTGATGCAGATCAGTTAGCTCGCGCGGCGATAGAGCGAGGCTCGACTGGCTTTGATGAAGTAGTGAGCACCTTCGGTGATTCCATATTAAAGAATGGTGACATCGATAGGCGCGCACTGGGGGAGTTGATATTTAAAGACCCCACATTGAAGGTGAAATTAGAAAACATCATTCATCCTTGGATTCGTCATGAGTTCGAAGAAGCAGTTGCATCCTTAAAAGCTGATCAAACCCTTGTCTATGAAATCCCTCTTTTGTTTGAAACTGGAGGTCAGGATCGCTTTGATATTGTCATTACCGTTGAATCATTGATGGAGAATAGAGTTTCACGATTGCGTGCAAGGGGCTTACATATCTCTGAGATAGAAGCTCGCATAGCTGCCCAGGCAACGAGAGAGCAGCGCGAATCGATAGCTGATTTCTTGATTGAAAATGATGGTAGTGAAGATGATTTACTGCGTAAAGTAGAAAATATCTGGGAAGAACTCGCGGATAAGGATGTAAAAAAGTAG
- the rpsA gene encoding 30S ribosomal protein S1 — translation MTTAPVIAVNDIGSAADFLAAIEGTIRNFNDGDLVTGTIVQVGREEVLVDIGYKTEGVIPSRELSIRHDVDPNSLVKVGETIEALVLQKEDKEGRLILSKKRAQYERAWGDIEGKKERDEVVIGTVIEVVKGGLIVDIGLRGFLPASLVEMRRVRDLTPYIGKQVEARIIELDKNRNNVVLSRRAFLEQTQSESRTTFLNQLQKGQVRTGVVSSIVNFGAFVDLGGVDGLVHVSELSWKHIDHPGEVVEVGDEVTVEVLEVDFERERVSLSLKATQEDPWQAFARTHTINQVVPGVVTKLVPFGAFIRVHEGIEGLVHISELAERHVEIPEQVVQVDDELFVKIIDIDLERRRISLSLKQANEGHEIAIEAFDPTQYGMAARYDASGNFIYPEGFDSDSQEWKPGYETQREEWEKQYAQAQERFMAHKKQKAEAKAADAAATPAEETPAAE, via the coding sequence TTGACTACAGCACCTGTAATTGCAGTAAATGACATTGGATCAGCTGCCGACTTTCTAGCAGCAATCGAAGGCACAATCAGAAATTTTAATGACGGAGATCTAGTAACAGGAACAATCGTCCAGGTTGGACGCGAAGAAGTTCTTGTGGACATCGGATACAAAACTGAAGGTGTTATTCCTTCACGCGAGCTTTCAATTCGCCACGATGTAGATCCAAACTCACTCGTCAAGGTTGGCGAGACTATTGAAGCTCTTGTTCTTCAAAAAGAAGACAAAGAAGGTCGTTTGATTCTTTCTAAGAAGCGCGCACAGTACGAGCGTGCCTGGGGAGACATTGAAGGCAAGAAAGAGCGCGACGAAGTTGTTATTGGAACAGTTATTGAAGTTGTTAAGGGCGGACTTATCGTCGATATCGGGCTACGTGGCTTCTTGCCAGCATCTCTTGTTGAAATGCGCCGTGTTCGCGATCTAACTCCTTACATTGGTAAGCAGGTTGAAGCTCGAATCATCGAACTAGATAAGAACCGTAACAACGTTGTTCTTTCACGTCGTGCGTTCCTTGAGCAGACGCAATCTGAATCACGCACAACTTTCCTTAATCAGCTACAAAAGGGTCAAGTTCGCACAGGTGTAGTTTCATCAATCGTTAACTTCGGTGCATTCGTTGACCTTGGTGGCGTAGACGGACTTGTTCACGTCTCAGAGCTTTCATGGAAGCACATCGATCACCCAGGTGAAGTTGTTGAAGTTGGCGATGAAGTAACTGTTGAAGTTCTTGAAGTTGATTTCGAGCGTGAGCGCGTCTCACTTTCACTCAAGGCAACACAAGAAGATCCATGGCAGGCATTTGCTCGCACTCACACAATCAATCAGGTTGTTCCAGGTGTGGTTACAAAGCTTGTTCCATTCGGAGCATTCATTCGTGTTCACGAGGGCATTGAAGGCCTAGTTCACATTTCAGAGTTGGCAGAACGCCACGTTGAAATCCCAGAGCAGGTTGTTCAAGTTGATGATGAGTTATTCGTAAAGATCATCGATATCGACCTAGAGCGCCGTCGTATTTCACTTTCTCTCAAGCAAGCCAATGAAGGACATGAGATTGCGATCGAAGCATTTGATCCAACTCAATACGGAATGGCTGCTCGTTATGATGCTTCTGGAAACTTCATCTATCCAGAAGGTTTCGATTCAGATTCACAAGAGTGGAAGCCTGGATATGAAACACAGCGCGAAGAATGGGAAAAGCAATACGCCCAAGCGCAAGAGCGTTTCATGGCACATAAGAAGCAAAAGGCAGAAGCTAAAGCTGCCGATGCTGCTGCAACTCCAGCCGAAGAAACTCCTGCTGCTGAGTAG
- a CDS encoding MFS transporter has translation MKRYKELFAFPHVITLALAAFPARLAYSMIGLGIFFKAEQETGSVAVAGLAIGLNSLAGSLTAGIRGSLMDKWGQKWPLRIFVPCYASLILALNSMHSKESILITAFVLGISAPPINLSVRPLWKDIVPENFLRTAYAFDSSMMSTTSVFGPVVVTSLALSSRPGLALGATSALMIIGGTALALTSVSRNWVPEKKAKGQQKLWRDRAIQLLMFEGCFIGFGWGVFDVAVPAYATQEGVQQRVAWIFAAFGIATVIGGLLGGLVSKKLAPLSALRNAYVVWFITCIPVAFTYPDWTMALVGTFIGLMGGAVQVFYFEVLEAVRPKGSQTASLGWIWSVEGSFMAVGAATGGWISEHYSPQIGLALLPTMLFCGLIILTIGKKRLDAANDVPTEEEDLQAIKDISNEVK, from the coding sequence ATGAAACGATACAAAGAGCTTTTTGCCTTTCCGCATGTTATTACTTTGGCATTAGCGGCATTTCCGGCTCGACTTGCCTATTCGATGATCGGCTTGGGAATCTTTTTTAAGGCAGAACAAGAAACAGGATCTGTGGCCGTTGCAGGTTTAGCTATTGGCCTGAACTCTCTTGCCGGCTCTCTCACCGCTGGAATTCGCGGTTCCTTGATGGACAAATGGGGTCAAAAATGGCCACTACGTATCTTTGTCCCTTGTTATGCATCTTTGATTTTGGCACTGAACTCAATGCATTCCAAAGAATCGATTTTGATCACAGCATTTGTATTAGGAATCTCTGCTCCCCCTATCAATTTATCTGTTCGCCCATTGTGGAAAGACATTGTTCCTGAAAATTTCCTACGAACTGCATATGCATTTGATTCATCGATGATGAGTACAACTTCGGTATTTGGCCCAGTAGTGGTGACATCCCTTGCCCTCTCTTCACGGCCTGGTTTGGCATTAGGCGCGACATCGGCGCTGATGATTATCGGTGGCACAGCTTTAGCTCTCACCTCTGTCTCGCGCAATTGGGTTCCTGAAAAGAAAGCTAAAGGACAACAAAAACTTTGGAGAGATAGAGCTATTCAGCTTTTGATGTTTGAAGGCTGCTTTATTGGATTTGGTTGGGGTGTCTTTGATGTTGCCGTCCCAGCTTATGCAACACAAGAAGGAGTACAACAACGCGTTGCTTGGATCTTTGCAGCCTTCGGTATTGCCACAGTCATTGGTGGACTTCTTGGTGGTTTAGTTTCTAAGAAATTAGCACCACTATCAGCTCTGCGAAATGCATATGTAGTGTGGTTCATTACCTGTATTCCAGTCGCTTTCACATATCCAGATTGGACCATGGCATTAGTGGGAACATTTATTGGACTTATGGGTGGCGCGGTTCAAGTCTTCTACTTCGAAGTTCTTGAAGCTGTTCGACCTAAAGGTTCTCAAACTGCTTCACTAGGTTGGATCTGGAGTGTTGAAGGATCTTTCATGGCAGTAGGCGCAGCAACTGGTGGCTGGATTTCAGAGCACTACTCTCCACAAATAGGTTTGGCGTTGCTTCCTACAATGCTTTTTTGTGGCCTCATCATTCTCACAATTGGGAAGAAACGTCTGGACGCAGCTAATGATGTCCCAACCGAAGAAGAAGATCTTCAAGCAATTAAGGATATTTCCAACGAAGTTAAGTAG
- the polA gene encoding DNA polymerase I, protein MSKRLLLIDGHSMAYRAFYALPAENFTTASGQHTNAIYGFATMLLSLLSSEKPTHVAVAFDVSRKTFRSEIFPEYKANRAKTPDEFRSQMSYLHELVSAFGITQFEVEGYEADDVIATITKRAEKEGAEVFICTGDRDSFQLVNDKTTVLYPKRGVSDLARMTPDAVQEKYGMSPTQYPDFAALRGDPSDNLPSIPGVGEKTAAKWVVEYGSLQELLSNVDKVGGKVGQSLRDSIDNVIRNRELTQLVAEVPLDLNIDALAWSGVDENLTNPLFDRLEFKTLKDRMKQILLKGTGKSLEPEFALFAEELSEGVLTPGELDAKIAKHKGEIAITFSLDDEKLHRYAVAFSKEDIFLVHSSTMGDWATDVSIPKIAHDAKSLARSNGLAGVEFDTSLAAYLVNPGVRAQELKDLQERWGDGSAINFSSPEQELLTSARALFTLRDSLTRELKERGLWNLFIDMELPIAALLAKMEALGIAVDKKELDKLAAYFEGEVSRETKAAHDAVGHEFNVASPKQLQVVLFDELKLPKTKKIKTGYTTDAESLDWLHQKSGHPVLTSLLRIRETKKLGTTVEGLIAEIAKDGRIHTHFQQTVAATGRLSSTGPNLQNIPVRTEEGRTIRNCFIAGKGYVGLLTADYSQIEMRIMAHLSHDEKLLKAFESGEDLHARIAGEIFGVKAHDVDPEMRRQIKAMSYGLAYGLSSYGLSAQLDISPPAAQDLMDKYFERFGGIRDYLKVVVEDARKVGYTETIMGRRRYLPDLMHDNRQRREVAERMALNAPIQGSAADIIKLAMLKVQAAIEKEKLASRLLLQIHDELIVEVVKGEEEQITALVKREMGAAYPLRAPLDVSAGLGLTWHEAAH, encoded by the coding sequence ATGAGCAAACGCCTATTACTTATCGATGGGCACTCCATGGCATATCGCGCTTTTTACGCCCTTCCTGCCGAGAACTTCACTACGGCATCAGGCCAGCACACCAATGCAATTTATGGCTTTGCCACGATGCTGCTCTCGCTGCTCTCGAGTGAGAAACCGACCCACGTTGCCGTGGCCTTTGATGTTTCTCGTAAGACATTTCGCTCTGAAATCTTTCCTGAATACAAAGCTAATCGCGCTAAAACCCCGGATGAGTTCCGCTCACAAATGTCATATTTGCATGAGCTAGTGAGTGCTTTTGGTATCACGCAATTTGAAGTTGAGGGATATGAGGCCGATGATGTTATTGCCACAATAACTAAGCGAGCAGAAAAGGAAGGTGCAGAAGTATTTATCTGCACCGGTGATCGAGACTCATTCCAGTTAGTAAATGATAAAACGACAGTGCTCTATCCCAAGCGGGGTGTGAGTGATTTAGCGCGGATGACGCCGGATGCTGTGCAAGAAAAATATGGAATGTCACCAACCCAGTATCCAGACTTTGCAGCTCTTCGCGGAGACCCCAGTGATAACTTGCCATCAATTCCAGGTGTTGGTGAAAAGACGGCAGCGAAGTGGGTTGTTGAATATGGATCACTACAAGAACTCTTATCTAATGTAGATAAAGTTGGCGGCAAGGTCGGGCAGTCTCTACGAGATTCAATCGATAATGTCATTCGCAATCGAGAGCTCACGCAACTAGTTGCCGAAGTTCCTTTGGATCTGAATATTGATGCACTGGCATGGTCAGGAGTCGATGAGAATCTGACCAATCCGCTATTTGATCGACTTGAGTTTAAAACGTTAAAAGATCGCATGAAGCAAATTCTTCTCAAAGGAACTGGTAAATCACTCGAACCAGAGTTTGCTCTCTTTGCAGAGGAGTTGAGTGAAGGTGTCTTAACTCCAGGCGAGCTAGATGCAAAGATTGCTAAGCACAAAGGTGAAATAGCAATCACCTTCTCACTCGATGATGAGAAATTGCATCGCTACGCCGTGGCATTTTCTAAAGAGGATATCTTCTTGGTGCACTCATCAACGATGGGGGATTGGGCAACTGATGTCTCAATTCCAAAGATCGCACATGATGCTAAGTCACTAGCTCGAAGTAATGGACTCGCAGGTGTTGAATTTGATACCTCGCTTGCTGCTTATTTAGTTAATCCAGGTGTTCGAGCCCAAGAACTTAAAGATCTACAAGAGCGTTGGGGAGATGGTAGTGCAATTAACTTTTCATCCCCTGAACAGGAGCTTCTGACTTCTGCTCGCGCATTATTCACATTGCGTGATTCCCTGACGCGAGAACTCAAAGAGCGTGGATTATGGAATCTATTTATTGACATGGAACTCCCTATTGCTGCCCTTTTAGCCAAGATGGAAGCCCTTGGAATTGCAGTCGATAAAAAGGAGCTAGACAAGCTTGCTGCCTACTTTGAAGGAGAAGTAAGTAGAGAGACAAAAGCTGCTCATGATGCCGTCGGCCATGAATTCAATGTGGCATCACCTAAGCAGCTACAAGTTGTTCTCTTTGATGAGCTCAAACTTCCAAAGACAAAAAAGATTAAGACTGGGTATACAACCGATGCCGAGAGTTTAGATTGGCTGCATCAAAAGAGCGGTCACCCAGTATTAACTTCACTTTTGCGCATTCGTGAAACCAAGAAACTAGGAACAACTGTTGAAGGATTAATTGCAGAAATTGCCAAGGATGGTCGCATTCATACGCACTTCCAACAGACAGTTGCAGCTACAGGGCGTTTATCATCCACGGGTCCTAACCTTCAGAATATTCCTGTGCGCACCGAAGAAGGTCGCACGATTCGCAACTGCTTCATCGCCGGTAAAGGTTATGTTGGACTTTTAACTGCTGACTACAGTCAGATTGAAATGCGCATCATGGCTCACTTATCTCATGATGAAAAACTCCTTAAGGCCTTTGAGTCAGGGGAGGATTTGCACGCAAGGATTGCCGGAGAGATATTTGGTGTTAAAGCACATGATGTTGACCCTGAAATGCGCAGGCAGATTAAGGCAATGTCATATGGGTTGGCTTATGGACTCTCTTCTTACGGACTCTCTGCGCAGTTAGATATCTCTCCACCTGCAGCCCAAGATCTGATGGATAAATACTTTGAGCGCTTTGGTGGTATTCGTGACTACTTAAAAGTTGTTGTTGAAGATGCACGCAAGGTCGGTTACACCGAAACAATTATGGGACGTCGCAGATATTTACCTGATCTGATGCACGATAACCGCCAGCGCCGTGAAGTGGCAGAGCGCATGGCGCTCAACGCTCCAATCCAAGGATCTGCTGCTGACATTATTAAGTTGGCCATGCTCAAAGTTCAGGCAGCAATCGAAAAGGAAAAACTCGCTTCACGCTTATTGCTGCAGATTCACGATGAGTTGATAGTTGAAGTCGTAAAAGGTGAAGAAGAGCAGATAACGGCTTTAGTTAAGCGCGAGATGGGTGCGGCATATCCGCTGCGGGCTCCACTAGATGTCAGTGCTGGCTTGGGTCTTACGTGGCATGAGGCTGCGCACTAA
- a CDS encoding PaaI family thioesterase, whose amino-acid sequence MINEEFVEFYKERGSGALDQKMGIKILEAEQGRIVGTMPVEGNTQPMGLLHGGANVVLAESLGSIGTSLHAGPHRKIVGVDINATHHKSATTGLVTGVATAISLGKTLCSWEIVIKNEAGERTCTARITCLILAER is encoded by the coding sequence ATGATCAACGAAGAGTTTGTAGAGTTTTACAAAGAACGCGGTAGCGGCGCACTAGATCAAAAGATGGGCATCAAGATTCTTGAAGCCGAGCAAGGCCGCATCGTTGGCACAATGCCTGTTGAAGGAAATACCCAACCCATGGGCCTATTACATGGCGGAGCAAATGTTGTTTTGGCTGAAAGTCTCGGCTCAATCGGTACTTCGCTTCACGCCGGTCCTCATCGCAAGATAGTCGGTGTGGACATCAATGCAACTCACCACAAATCTGCAACAACTGGATTAGTAACCGGCGTAGCAACAGCGATTTCACTGGGTAAGACTTTATGCAGTTGGGAAATCGTTATTAAAAACGAAGCAGGCGAACGAACTTGTACAGCTCGAATTACCTGTTTAATCCTGGCAGAGCGTTAA
- a CDS encoding ABC transporter ATP-binding protein, translating into MRLEIKDLHVHYGKIEAIKGISVVVDEGEIVTLIGANGAGKTTTLKTISGLRKASSGSIIFDGQDISNVPAHERVDLGISQAPEGRGIFPGMTVLENLEMGKFHRKNRKAEMSEDLDKIYTLFPRLKERVSQAGGTLSGGEQQMLAIGRALMSRPKVLLLDEPSMGLAPQMIANIFRIITEINKTGVTILLVEQNAQQALQRAHRAYILETGNVVKEAKASDLLNDPAVREAYLGTGAHS; encoded by the coding sequence ATGCGTCTTGAAATTAAAGATCTACACGTTCACTACGGCAAGATCGAAGCAATTAAGGGCATCTCTGTAGTCGTTGACGAAGGTGAAATTGTTACTCTGATCGGTGCTAACGGCGCCGGTAAGACAACAACGCTTAAGACAATCTCAGGTCTTCGCAAAGCTTCATCTGGCTCCATCATTTTTGATGGTCAGGATATTTCAAATGTTCCAGCTCACGAGCGCGTGGATCTTGGAATTTCACAGGCACCTGAAGGCCGCGGAATCTTTCCTGGTATGACAGTTCTTGAGAATCTAGAAATGGGTAAGTTCCACCGCAAGAATCGCAAAGCTGAGATGAGTGAAGACCTCGATAAGATCTATACACTCTTCCCACGTTTGAAAGAGCGCGTTTCACAAGCTGGCGGAACGCTATCTGGCGGAGAACAGCAGATGTTGGCTATTGGCCGTGCACTGATGTCTCGTCCAAAGGTTCTACTTCTAGATGAACCATCAATGGGTCTTGCACCTCAGATGATTGCCAATATTTTCCGCATCATTACTGAAATTAATAAGACTGGTGTGACAATCTTGCTCGTTGAGCAAAATGCACAGCAAGCGTTACAACGTGCACACCGTGCTTATATTTTGGAGACAGGAAATGTAGTGAAAGAGGCTAAGGCTTCAGATCTACTTAATGATCCTGCAGTGCGTGAGGCATACCTTGGCACTGGAGCCCATTCTTAA
- a CDS encoding ABC transporter ATP-binding protein, which yields MSEVLLSLENVTMKFGGVTALGAVNLEVKKGEILALIGPNGAGKTTVFNVVTGVYTPTSGTITFAGTKINKQKRFQITGMGIARTFQNIRLWGDMTTLENVITATDVHKKSGLMGALFGTPRARREERENRERAHEILKFIGIDEYSDRLAKNLPYGVQRRLEIARAMGTSPQLLLLDEPAAGFNPAEKVELAALIKRIRDAGYTVLLIEHDMSLIMGISDRVAVLDFGVKIADDLPSKVQNDPKVIEAYLGVPADAS from the coding sequence ATGTCAGAGGTACTTCTTTCACTTGAAAACGTCACCATGAAATTTGGTGGCGTCACAGCACTTGGTGCGGTAAACCTTGAAGTCAAAAAAGGTGAAATCCTTGCTTTGATCGGCCCTAACGGTGCTGGCAAGACAACAGTGTTTAACGTTGTTACTGGCGTTTACACACCAACAAGTGGCACTATCACTTTTGCTGGAACAAAAATCAATAAACAAAAGCGCTTTCAGATTACCGGGATGGGAATTGCCCGTACTTTCCAGAACATTCGTCTATGGGGAGACATGACTACCCTTGAAAACGTAATCACGGCAACAGATGTCCACAAGAAGAGTGGGCTAATGGGAGCTCTATTTGGTACCCCACGTGCTCGCCGTGAAGAGCGCGAGAACCGTGAACGTGCTCATGAGATCTTGAAGTTCATTGGAATTGATGAGTATTCAGATCGCTTGGCAAAGAACCTTCCTTATGGTGTTCAGCGCCGTCTTGAAATCGCACGTGCGATGGGAACAAGTCCACAACTGCTTCTTCTAGATGAACCAGCTGCTGGTTTTAACCCAGCTGAAAAGGTTGAACTTGCCGCCTTGATTAAGCGCATCCGTGATGCTGGTTATACCGTTCTTCTTATCGAACACGATATGTCATTGATTATGGGAATCTCAGACCGCGTTGCTGTTCTAGATTTCGGTGTCAAAATCGCTGATGACCTACCAAGTAAAGTTCAAAATGATCCAAAGGTTATTGAGGCCTATTTAGGAGTGCCAGCTGATGCGTCTTGA